CCAGCCATCCAGTGGGTAGGGTTGGGTAAGGAACACTTACAGGCCCCCGGTGCCAGCGCCacttccttctttgtctccttgaAGATGGTCCCAGTGACACCAGTATAGTAGGTGACTGAGAGGTAGAGGTGCAGTTTCACTGTGCGACGACTGCTGCTTTGATTGGTCAGCATCACGGAGACGTTCAGATCCTGCCCCATCACTGCGTCCTGTGCCTCCACCTGCATGGCCACATCCTCAGCTGAGCCCCGGTTAGCGTACACATTGGGTTTGCTTCCATGGGCTGCTGCTGTCTCTACTGCCTTCCGCTCCGCGTCTGAGCCTGGGGGTTGAGGGTCAAGGGTGAGGTTCCAATTCCCACTTGGGTGGGTGAGCACTCAGCAGGAACACTTGTCATGGGGCCCAGAGCTGGCTGGGTTGGGGGAATGGTACCTTCTGGATGCTTATAGAGGTAGGTGATGTCCTCCCGCATGTTGGAGCCAATGGCCTTGGTGACAACGAGTGTGCCAATGGCCTTCTCCTCCACATACACAATCTTGAAGCTGCCATCATCCTGCCGCTGCCAGTACACCTTGTCACTATTCACctgtggcgggggtgggggggtgggagtGAGCAGGAATGAGTGAGCCAGAGAGACTGAGGATGCCTGATTCCTGGCCTCCTTCCCCTGATCCCTGGAGCTGGGGACAGGGCATGGTCCCAAGGATGGGAGCTTCCCGGCAGAGCCAAGGGGCAACTTTCCAAGATGAGCCAGACGAGGCCATAGTGCAGGGAAGAAGCTGGTCTGGGAGGCTCCTTGCAGTGTACTTTGGTAATAATAACAGTCAAACTTCACGCTCATTGGCTGACTTTATGACTAGTGAAGCAGTTTCATACCCATTATCTCTTTTGATCCTGAGTACAGGAAGCAAGGCAGCCTtgattatcccattttacaggtgaggaaactgacttGTATaatgagtgacttgcccaggatTGCACAGCTGGTCAGTCAGCGGTGAAGTCGGGACCAGAGAACCCAGGACTGAAGCCCAAGAAAGTACCCAGAGCCCAGCCCTCACCTCAGCAAAAATGAAAGGTGTGTCATACTTCATGTAGACCAGGCCATTCTTGATGGATTCCACAGAGCAGGGGCCACAGCAGAAAATGCCTAGGGAGTGAGGACACAGGTGAGAGATCTGAGAAGGCCGGGAGGGACCTTCAGACCTTGGGTAAGGTCCATACAGGGCCCCAGGCCTGGTCCCACTGCCTGGTGGCCTCTGGAACAAGGTCATAGGCCCTCACCCAAGCGCTTGGAAGTCAGTTGACAGCTAGTGCAACACAGGGATGGAAAACAAAGAGAGAGCAGCTCCATTTGGCTCTCAGTCCACTTTCCTCAGCCCAGGCTGCTCTGCTGGAGGACAGGGGCAGGGTACAGATGTGCGGACTAGCCTGCCTGATAACCAAGTCCTGGGTATACTCTTTCATGGCTGGCTGACACTGGATGTCCACTATCTGTGATCCCCGGAGGACAGGACCCCCCCATCCTTTATTATAACCAACCCAGTCCCCAGCGGCCCTGCCTGCTGGCTGGGAGTGCAAGGACACCGCCGCCACCACCACTCCAGAAAGATTCAGAACAACCCACAGCTCTGCAGCCTGCTGCCTTCTCTACTTGGGGGAGCTGGTGGGAAATAGAGTCTGCCTTTatcatactcaggaggctgcctaGAAGAGACAGGCTGACAGGAGGAGGCCTGGCAGGGGAGGGCGGAGTGGGAAGTTAGTACCATCCAACAGGAAAGAATCTTAGACAACACCTAACACTACACACTCCTTTAAAGACAGGGAAAGCAAGCCGAAGTGCATGCCAGGATTCCACAAGACAGGCGGTGCAGGGAGAATGAAAGGAGCTAAGACTTTTTGAGTAGCTACTATGCTCCCGACATGCTGCTGGTCCCTTCAGATACAGGAgtcctcatttaatcctcccaatcaCCCTATATGGTATATACTATCCCCAAATTGCATCCAAACCACCAAAGCCTAAAAGTGTGAGGTCCTAGCCCAAGAGCACACATCTGAGAAGTGATCAGGCTGGGATCAAGCCCCCGTCTGGCTGTCCCTGAGCTCCCTGCCTGATGTCCACCACACTTCCTCCCAGAGATGGGGGCAAGAGCTCAGATCTGCCAATGTCTGGGCCAGGCCGTTTCAGCATCACAGGCATCACTGGGTTGCACAGCTCAGGGGGCAGCGTTCATATAGATGAGTGAGAGGCAGTGCACTGGGAAGAGGCCAGGGGAGGAATGTAGGCTGGGGAGGGCTCTCTGACCTAGGGTGAATAAGGGAGAGGCTGGACACAAGGCAGCTGGCAGGGCGGGCCTGGTGGCCTGGGGCTGGAGTATCACAGTAGGAAGGGGTGGGGGTTTGTTTGAGAACAGAGGGTACAATAGTTCTAATTTCTGCAGAAACATGTGTATATGGACACAGAAGAGAGACCTGTGGGTTATATCAACAGTGATTATATATTAAGGCTGGGTCATAAgggctgttttcttctttaaacctATCTAAGCCCTGATTTTTTTCGATACTGTATATATAACTCCCAGTGAGCAATGGAACAGATAGGAAGGAAGTTGGTGAAAGCAAGAGTATATGTGAGACtagacttgctctgttgctgacCTACTGCCCTGTGCCCTGGAGGAGATCACTCCACCTCTCTGGCCACCCTTTGGAGTGGGTCCCAAATCTGGTTGATCTTCAGAATCACCAGAAGAACTttcaaaaatatacattattagcATCTATCCTTGGAAAGTCTAATATATCAGGTTTGGGGTAGAACCtagaaatgtactttaaaaatatttttgaaaaaaaaaacccaaatacctCCTGAGAGAGAATAGGGAACCTTTACATTTTGTGTTATTCAATTCTATACTATTTTCCTTCCAAACATGTAttacttataaaaataactttaaagggTCCTTCAATTAATTATCTCCAGGATATGTAAGTTAAAAAGCAAGTAAGAATAGTGAATATGGATTCTCTTTCACTGAATACTCTTACATCTTTTGAATTTCGAAACTCCCTTCTATATTAACCATgattaataaaataaaccattataaataagtaaaatttaggCAAATAGAGAGTTATATAGAAAGGTAAAAACTAACGGCCACCTGGTGGCTCAGCTGATAAACCTGTTTAAGAAGCCATGGGGTTGCAGGGCTTGACTCTCTCCTAGCCCAGCACTGACACTCTGGACTATGTTACTCAGGAGGGGAAGATGAGCAGGGGCACGGTGGGGAGTCAGGGGGCGGGGGCTGCCTCACCACTGCTAGTCTCCTGGGGCGTGGCATCCACCACCTGCCACCCGTCAAAGCCCGAGGGCAGATCGGGCCTCTTCATCCAGCAGTCATTCCATACATGGAAGTTCCTGGATAGACATGGAGGGAGGGCTGGGTCTGAGCCCCGGGGTCAGGAGTCCAGGGTTTCCCCAGCGCCCTGGCCCTGCCCACCCTCCACCTCTAAGGCTCAGGTCATCGTTCTTTAGCAGAGACGGGCAGTCCATCCCAGCTCACCAGACAGAATCATGGTTCAGGTGCTCCAGAGGCTTCATATTCTCATCAAAGTAGATGTCCATGGTAAGCGATGTGTCTGTGTCATGGGCGGAGTTGAAGTTGGTGACAGTACGGGTGGCCAGACCCAGGCAGCGCAGCACTGTGGAGGAGCCAAGGTTGGCGTTCAAGGCATGGGTGAGGGCAAGTGATGTATTGTGTCAGGAATATCGGGGGAGAAGGGAAACTGGGATTGCCACGCTGGGCACGGACTGCCAGGTTCAGGGTAACTGGGGTCAGAAGGCCTTTGGGCCACAAAGCACTTGGGGTCAGGGGAAGCTAGGCCACCTGCCTGGCTCAGTCCCTGCttgtcccctctccctctctctgtgttAACAGTAATTAATGATAATTAAGGCCAGCCTATCATCTACCTGCCTCGTCCTACACTGTAGCCACAGCCGGGCAGGGCTGGGTGACAGTGGAGCCCggctttcctcccttctccctgtaGGGCCCAGGCCACTCCTGTCCCAGTCCTTCTACTACCTGTAGTGGTCACGCCAGCAAAGACCCAGCACTGGCCATAGGGGACAGAATAGCCGGTGCGTAGGTAGCTAAGCAGGATCTCCACGCTGCCCACCCACGCTGATGGGTTGGTGCCTCGGGAGTAATCACCAGACCAGTTCCCAATCAGGACTCCATTGTCATCCAGGGAGTTCACCTGCCCAGGACAGGATGAGACGGGGCTGATGTGGAGGAGGGGCTCAGGACCTGCCATATGATCCCTGGCCCAGCCCCGACCCTGCAACCACCCCTCGCCCCTAAATGCCTCATAATCCAGACATCAGCCTGAGCGCCACCCAGCCCTTCCCTGAGCCATctgccccctccctcccacccaggCTCTGACACAGGAATGTGAATCCTGGGTGTGCCAAGTTTTGGGTTTGGCCCTACATTCCACAGAAGCTGGGACAGGAGCCAGGAAAGGCAGGGTAGGGGGCAGtcaagggagagaagaggaggcgAGACCCCTTCCTGAGGTATCCTTTGCAAGTGCAGGGGAAGGGCTGGAGGTCCTGGAGGAATCCAGAAAGGGCAGGATGAGGGTGGGGGTGTGGTGAGGGAGCAGGCAGACACACAGTAGGGCTCAGAGACGTGAGGGTGCTCACCATGGCAGAGATGACCCGGGAGACACTGACTGGGTCTCCACGGCCTCCATATGGCATCCCCCGCCGGTCCAGGATGTACAAGCAGGCATCCAGCACTCCATGGTCAAACTGGTAGGAGGGACAGAGGGCAGAGGTGACAGCCTGAACCCTAGGCTAGCACCCTGCTCCAATACCACAGCCCCCACATCCACCCCTGTTCCCCTGGTTGCATGTGACCCTGGCCAGCTACACCATACCTGGCCATAGTTCCAGGTCCGCTCGCCAATCTGTGCTTCGGTCCCGTAGTAAATTCTCCCAGACTCATTAAGCACATACTCCTGCCGCCAATCCTCATGGTCCACATACACAATGTCCTCTGTGTCCCCAGAACATACAAAATTGGTTCCCTCCAGTTCTCTCCCTGGGCCTCACCTACTCCTTGGCCAGTTCTACAGGACTTGCGTCCACAGAAAAAAGGTGGGGATGCTCCTAGCCTGACAGGACTGCAGCGTGAGGACAGGGGGAGCATGACAGATGGTGGAGGAGATTGGCCATAGCCGAGGCCTTCACCAGGAGCGGTATGGTTGGCTGTGGGACCCTGGGCTGGCCACCTTTCTGCATCAGGCCTCGGTCCTCTCATCTGCACGATGGGAGGCTGGCTTCTCCTGGGGTCAGCCACCTAGGCACCCTGCTGCATCGGAGGGCAGGAAGCCCTGCCCTGTCCTTCCCTCCCACCTACCCTCTGCTCCAAACCCCAGCTGCTCACCTGGGCACCAGGGGTTGAAGAGGATGTAGATCTCGTTGCGGGGGTCAAAGGGTAACTGGAACTCCCCAGCATCTGATTGTGTACGGACTGTGAACTGAAACTTGCCGATGATGGCACTGGGGGAGGTGTGGACCCGCAGGTTCAGATTCTGTCCATTGGCCTTCACCACCTGGGCCTTCCAGCCGCCACTGCCCCCCTTGCCCACTGGGATGATCACGTGTGTGCCCTTGCCCACCTCGGGATTGTTTCCTAGAGTAGGGAATCGGCAATTAGCTGGTGAGGCCTCCCTAAGGAGAAGGGATGGAGCCTGGGACTTCTCTGGCCCCACCCAAAATGtgtatgagccactgtgtatgTCCCTGCTTTAGGCCATCGCCTTATTCTCTGACAATCTTCCTCAGAGGAGCTCTGTTCCCACCTGATGTTTGCCCACATGTTAGGGCAGGGCTCTAGTCCAACATCCCAAACCTGTTCCCCTGACACTGAActctgaggtggggaggagagatcAGGGCTCTTGTCACCTTCTGCCTGCCTGACTATTGCAGTGCCTGGGCTGGAGGGGCAGAGccatcctggctgggtgcagatCCACCTGCCCCATATGAAAGGgcagtccaggctgggcacagtggcttatgcctgtaatcccagcactttgtgaggccaaggagggcagatcatgaggtcaggagatcaagaccatcctggctaacatggtgaaaccccatctctactaaaaatacaaaaaattagccaggcgtggtggtatgtgactgtagttccagctacttggaaggctgaggcaggagaatcacttgaatccaggaggaggaggttgcagtgagccgagactgcaccactggactccagcttgggcgacagaacaagactctgtctcaaaaaaaaagaaagggcagtCCAGATCCTGAAGGCCAACCCTGCCTGTTCCCTGGGGCTGCAGTTTCCAGAGCCCAGGGCATCCCTGGTAGGGAaattagaggctgaggtgggcaaggTTAAGCCCTAATCAAAGGGTAAAAGGAGTCGCCTGCCCCAGGCAGC
Above is a window of Callithrix jacchus isolate 240 chromosome 8, calJac240_pri, whole genome shotgun sequence DNA encoding:
- the TGM1 gene encoding protein-glutamine gamma-glutamyltransferase K; this encodes MMDRPRSDVGRWGGNPWHPPSTPSPSPEPEPERRSRRGGRSFWARCCGCCSCRNAADDDWGPEPSDSRDRGSSSGTRRPGSRGSDSRRPISRGSGVNAAGDGTIREGMLVVTGVDLMSLRSDRNRREHHTDEYEYDELIVRRGQPFHVLLLLSRTYESSDRITLELLIGNNPEVGKGTHVIIPVGKGGSGGWKAQVVKANGQNLNLRVHTSPSAIIGKFQFTVRTQSDAGEFQLPFDPRNEIYILFNPWCPEDIVYVDHEDWRQEYVLNESGRIYYGTEAQIGERTWNYGQFDHGVLDACLYILDRRGMPYGGRGDPVSVSRVISAMVNSLDDNGVLIGNWSGDYSRGTNPSAWVGSVEILLSYLRTGYSVPYGQCWVFAGVTTTVLRCLGLATRTVTNFNSAHDTDTSLTMDIYFDENMKPLEHLNHDSVWNFHVWNDCWMKRPDLPSGFDGWQVVDATPQETSSGIFCCGPCSVESIKNGLVYMKYDTPFIFAEVNSDKVYWQRQDDGSFKIVYVEEKAIGTLVVTKAIGSNMREDITYLYKHPEGSDAERKAVETAAAHGSKPNVYANRGSAEDVAMQVEAQDAVMGQDLNVSVMLTNQSSSRRTVKLHLYLSVTYYTGVTGTIFKETKKEVALAPGASDHVTMPVAYKEYRPHLVDQGAMLLNVSGHVKESGQVLAKQHTFRLRTPDLSLTLLGAAVVGQECEVQIVFKNPLPVTLTNVVFRLEGSGLQRPKILNVGDIGGNETVTLRQTFVPVRPGPRQLIASLDSPQLSQVHGVIQVDVAPASGDRGLLSDAGGDSHLGETIPMASRGGA